The Streptomyces sp. NL15-2K genome contains a region encoding:
- a CDS encoding protein kinase produces MSEDREPAADSLSVTLSVLKGPSAGRTFPFTERTTCVLGRASDCWPRLPDGDRRVSRHHCLFDINPPDVRVRDFGSLNGTFVNGEEIGRRQPDQTPQQAAHTAFPERDLAHGDEVRIGRTLLRVEISTGATPLDPTRAYCAHCGRDVPEYADRGRSGDIICGACRKDPQALVRGVLSRAADMDRYEVVRELGRGGQGVVHLARHLDTGELVALKVLLAEVAVGHRARNAFLREIESVRGLRHPGIVGYHDSGSQGATFYLACEFCAYGTLSELLTARGGTLPPAEAVAIAAQVLDGLDHAHTRHGLVHRDIKPSNILFTALGASGAGGVSSASGTPPAVKISDFGLAKAFDQAGLSGLTRTGAVAGTVAYMPRTQVVDYKYAKPEVDVWATAATLYRMLTGTTPRTFPPNVDPIMVLLRDAAVPIRDRDPSIPRRLADVIDEALIDSPRIVTTTAESFREALEAAI; encoded by the coding sequence GTGAGCGAGGACCGGGAGCCCGCCGCGGACTCGTTGTCCGTCACCCTGTCGGTGCTGAAAGGCCCGTCCGCGGGACGGACGTTCCCCTTCACCGAACGCACGACCTGTGTGCTCGGCAGGGCCTCCGACTGCTGGCCCAGGCTGCCGGACGGCGACCGGCGCGTCTCACGTCACCACTGCCTGTTCGACATCAACCCGCCCGACGTGCGCGTGCGGGACTTCGGCAGCCTGAACGGCACCTTCGTCAACGGCGAGGAGATCGGCCGCCGTCAGCCGGACCAGACGCCGCAACAGGCCGCGCACACCGCGTTCCCGGAACGCGACCTCGCCCACGGCGACGAGGTGCGCATCGGCAGGACGCTGCTGCGGGTGGAGATCTCCACCGGCGCCACCCCACTGGATCCGACCCGGGCGTACTGCGCCCACTGCGGGCGCGACGTGCCGGAGTACGCCGACCGTGGGCGCTCGGGCGACATCATCTGCGGCGCATGCCGGAAGGACCCCCAGGCCCTCGTGCGGGGCGTGCTGTCCCGGGCGGCGGACATGGACCGCTACGAGGTGGTGCGCGAGCTGGGCCGGGGCGGGCAGGGCGTCGTCCATCTCGCCCGGCACCTGGACACCGGCGAGCTCGTGGCGCTGAAGGTGCTGCTGGCCGAGGTGGCGGTCGGTCACCGTGCCAGGAACGCCTTCCTGCGGGAGATCGAGAGCGTCCGCGGTCTGCGGCATCCCGGCATCGTGGGCTACCACGACAGCGGCTCGCAGGGCGCCACGTTCTACCTGGCCTGCGAGTTCTGCGCGTACGGCACCCTGTCGGAACTGCTGACCGCGCGGGGCGGCACGCTGCCACCAGCAGAGGCCGTCGCGATCGCGGCCCAGGTGCTCGACGGGCTCGACCACGCCCACACCCGCCATGGCCTGGTGCACCGGGACATCAAGCCGTCGAACATCCTCTTCACGGCACTCGGCGCGTCCGGCGCGGGCGGCGTATCCAGCGCATCCGGTACGCCCCCGGCCGTAAAGATCAGTGACTTCGGTCTGGCCAAGGCGTTCGACCAGGCCGGCTTGTCGGGGCTCACCCGCACCGGGGCGGTGGCGGGCACAGTGGCGTATATGCCGCGCACACAGGTCGTGGACTACAAATACGCCAAGCCGGAGGTCGATGTCTGGGCCACGGCGGCGACCCTGTACCGCATGCTGACCGGGACCACACCGCGTACCTTCCCGCCGAATGTGGACCCCATCATGGTGCTGCTCCGGGATGCGGCTGTGCCGATCAGAGACCGCGACCCGTCGATCCCGCGCCGCCTCGCCGACGTGATCGACGAGGCGCTGATCGACAGCCCGCGCATCGTGACCACGACCGCGGAGTCCTTCAGGGAGGCGCTGGAAGCAGCCATCTGA
- a CDS encoding helix-turn-helix domain-containing protein, whose translation MGEANEPRSECPINAAIEVFGDRWSLLVLRDIVFGDRRYFRELQANSIEGIASNILADRLKRLVEFGLLTREDTRRGQRARYSLTEPAIQLVPVFAQLGSWGLRHRPTSRALRVRAELLEQGGPALWEEYMDELRHLHLGSESPPRSPSVRERLNAAYLAATSSS comes from the coding sequence ATGGGTGAAGCGAATGAGCCGCGGTCGGAGTGCCCGATCAACGCAGCCATCGAGGTGTTCGGCGATCGTTGGAGTCTGCTCGTCCTCCGTGACATCGTCTTCGGAGACCGTCGCTACTTCCGGGAGCTGCAGGCCAACTCAATCGAGGGGATTGCCTCGAACATTCTCGCCGACCGACTCAAGCGACTCGTCGAGTTCGGACTGCTCACCCGCGAGGACACGCGACGTGGCCAGCGGGCGCGCTACAGCCTGACCGAACCCGCGATCCAACTCGTACCCGTGTTCGCGCAGCTCGGCAGCTGGGGACTTCGCCACCGGCCCACGAGCCGCGCACTGCGCGTTCGCGCCGAGCTGCTCGAACAAGGCGGCCCCGCGCTCTGGGAGGAGTACATGGACGAACTTCGCCACTTGCACCTTGGCTCCGAATCCCCACCGCGATCACCGAGCGTTCGCGAACGCCTGAACGCGGCTTACCTCGCTGCCACCAGCTCCTCGTAG
- a CDS encoding MBL fold metallo-hydrolase encodes MLRQVAEGVLSHQSELLQNNTVVVQGRAGVLLIDPGITGVEMACLANDLRELGQPVVAGFSTHPDWDHVLWDTELGEAPRYGTARCAAYMRDLLSNPDWKARAAEGLPPEVAEEVPLDLFGRITGLPAETTHIPWDGPQVRIIEHPAHAPGHAALLIEECGVLVAGDMLSDVLIPMLDNLNSTNDPIEDYLVGLRLLEGVAGDVDVLVPGHGSVGGADQVRARIDQDRSYVHALRDGHAPDDPRLGPSAKPGWEWVGDIHTGQAQRLARGSERDGTPG; translated from the coding sequence GTGCTGAGACAGGTCGCGGAGGGCGTGCTGAGCCACCAGAGCGAGTTACTCCAGAACAACACGGTCGTCGTGCAGGGCCGGGCCGGCGTGTTGCTCATCGACCCCGGAATAACGGGCGTCGAAATGGCCTGCCTCGCGAACGACCTTCGCGAGTTGGGCCAGCCCGTTGTGGCAGGCTTCTCGACGCATCCCGATTGGGATCACGTGCTCTGGGACACCGAACTCGGCGAAGCGCCCCGGTACGGTACAGCCCGCTGTGCGGCTTATATGCGAGATCTGCTGTCGAACCCGGACTGGAAGGCCCGCGCCGCCGAGGGGCTACCGCCGGAAGTCGCCGAGGAGGTACCGCTGGACCTGTTCGGCCGCATTACCGGTCTGCCCGCCGAAACTACGCACATTCCTTGGGATGGCCCTCAAGTCCGGATTATCGAGCATCCGGCGCATGCCCCGGGCCATGCGGCGCTGTTGATCGAGGAGTGCGGCGTTCTCGTCGCAGGCGACATGCTTTCTGATGTCCTGATTCCGATGCTCGACAACTTGAACAGCACCAATGACCCGATTGAGGACTACCTTGTCGGGCTGCGCCTACTCGAGGGCGTGGCGGGCGACGTCGATGTCCTCGTCCCCGGTCATGGGTCCGTCGGCGGAGCTGATCAGGTACGCGCACGGATCGACCAGGATCGGTCGTACGTGCATGCCTTGCGTGACGGCCATGCTCCCGATGACCCCCGGCTCGGCCCATCGGCTAAGCCCGGCTGGGAGTGGGTAGGCGATATACACACCGGGCAAGCCCAGCGCCTCGCCCGAGGAAGCGAGCGGGACGGGACGCCCGGCTAG
- a CDS encoding IS30 family transposase, translating to MDFEIRKDRERPQGRKKLAREREAYSRLMQQGVSNREACRIVGIDRRTGQKWRNGRQAYGNRKALPPINAVAAPCGPSRYLREEDRIHIADRLREKATVRAIAAELGRSPSTVSREIRRNRHPTGGQYRPHAAQARADARRPRPKPGKIGQNPQLRNFIQDHLDLRWSPEQICQALRARFPQRPEMHVVHETVYQALYVQGRGELRRELARALRTGRARRRPRRQAQQRRPRFATPMVMISERPAEAEDRAVPGHWEGDLIIGKDGKSAIGTLVERATRYVMLLHLPGDHGAESVRDALVTTVRTLPSHLRRSLTWDQGSEMGSHGAFTIATDVPVYFCDPASPWQRGSNENTNGLLRQYFPKGTDLAVHTREHLDAVAAELNGRPRKTLGRETPAERLHKLLTA from the coding sequence ATGGACTTCGAGATCCGTAAGGACCGGGAGAGGCCTCAGGGCAGGAAGAAGCTCGCCAGGGAGCGGGAGGCATACTCCCGGCTCATGCAGCAGGGTGTGAGCAACCGGGAAGCGTGCCGGATCGTCGGGATCGACCGCCGGACCGGCCAGAAGTGGCGCAACGGTCGTCAGGCATACGGTAACCGGAAGGCGCTGCCACCGATCAACGCGGTGGCAGCGCCCTGCGGGCCGTCCCGGTACCTGCGCGAGGAAGACCGCATTCACATCGCCGACCGGCTGCGGGAGAAGGCGACCGTGCGGGCGATAGCCGCGGAGCTGGGCCGCAGCCCGTCGACGGTCAGCCGGGAGATCCGCCGCAACCGTCACCCGACGGGCGGCCAGTACCGCCCGCACGCGGCCCAGGCCCGTGCCGATGCCCGCCGGCCCCGTCCGAAGCCCGGGAAGATCGGCCAGAACCCGCAGCTGCGCAACTTCATCCAGGACCACCTGGACCTACGGTGGAGCCCGGAGCAGATCTGTCAGGCTCTGCGGGCACGGTTTCCCCAGCGGCCGGAGATGCACGTGGTCCACGAGACGGTCTACCAGGCCCTCTACGTCCAGGGCCGGGGTGAGCTGCGCCGCGAACTGGCCCGCGCCCTGCGCACCGGACGCGCCCGGCGCAGACCTCGCCGCCAGGCCCAGCAGCGCCGGCCCCGGTTCGCCACCCCGATGGTCATGATCAGCGAGCGTCCGGCCGAAGCCGAGGACCGGGCGGTCCCCGGGCACTGGGAGGGCGATCTCATCATCGGCAAGGACGGAAAGTCGGCGATCGGTACCCTGGTCGAGCGGGCCACCCGCTACGTCATGCTCCTGCATCTGCCCGGCGACCACGGCGCCGAGAGCGTTCGCGACGCGCTGGTCACCACGGTCCGGACCCTGCCGTCCCACCTGCGACGGTCCCTGACGTGGGACCAGGGCTCGGAAATGGGCAGCCACGGCGCGTTCACCATCGCCACCGACGTCCCGGTCTACTTCTGCGATCCGGCCAGCCCCTGGCAGCGCGGCTCGAACGAGAACACCAACGGCCTGCTCCGGCAGTACTTCCCCAAGGGCACCGACCTCGCCGTCCACACCCGCGAGCACCTCGACGCCGTCGCCGCCGAGCTGAACGGCCGCCCACGCAAAACGCTCGGCCGGGAAACCCCAGCCGAGCGCCTGCATAAACTGCTCACCGCCTGA
- a CDS encoding protein kinase codes for MVDGQVPAVWRPGEVILGLYEVRDVIRSGGMGLVHRVLHRGWNVELAVKAPRPELVATERGLRDFEAEAATWVGLGEHPHTANCVYVRRLGGVPRVFAEWLDGGSLAEAVREGHLYAGGGREALRRILDIAVQTAWGLQHAHQHGLVHQDVKPANVLLDGEGTAKVTDFGLARARAAAGESTSVPPGASVLAGFGGMTPAYCSPEQAEAAVWTADSGRPRTHLTRATDTWSWALTVLEMFVGRPPSRYGQTGAEAFAAYLEDRASDRRAAMPDGLAALLGRCFAHDPAVRPRDMGELAGEVAAVYAEACGEPYPRPEPQTAAGLADELSNKALSMLDLGYSWAAEELWRQAVEADPHNPYAVYNRGLHLWRAGQKTDAQLIGDLVRVRAAHPEDATGAYLLGLVHLERGDTESARQALREAAAGRRPGDSADSDDSDEITAALDRAESAPRPAPPRVLTGHSGSVNAVALSQDGQRGVSASSDGTVRVWDLVAGRGVLAVQVTDGEHGVISLAIDGAGHRAVTSDYQGPAQIWDLRTGQLGHTLTHADGSGMDRAFGVAMSVDGRLALTAHGAGGVRVWDAGTGRYLRTLAADPWGRPGDAGARPAGPQARSVALSADGRLAFVFQAVGSSPCWEPRTGELLGAIDADLSSAVLSADGRTVVSGEWPLGKPEGFVHVRDVATRRRRIITRPGPPSQIFAVSADGSHALFAQDPAMELWETTTGRCLRIWLGEGQPTAVALGADGRTVLVGAYVGTLTVRGWTGAGPAAAWSYPRPRAATDRLRESSVVRGTLDRATELIAQGRLSAAAQEIRRARAVPGYRRHRPLLDRWYDVAPRIGQRITLSGAWLRDTPLVLGREPRLAARRAPLVLSRGTDDGGGKLWDPNIQVGDLREGRQRHLLDAAGGGNGTFVLSDDGRIALSAGGRDGTAQVWDVERERCVHVLRADTDRVGQVAVSGDGRVGLTAHDEGIRVWDLVTGAGRGELVGHTDSDPVFGMQMSADGRLAFSWGYERVPRIWDVQTGTCRHVLQSPEWGPDRYALSRAGNVLLSSHQDGTVKVWDTSTGECRHALAGHERYAIDVAVSADGRTGVCVSMNGTMRIWDLVMGECRHTVRKAVLPPSRRVVLSADDRFAVTGGGDGLIRVWDLRTGACLGNLEGHRAGIRWLGICGDDRFVTSIDDWHVTHVWELDWEYAFPGEATE; via the coding sequence GTGGTGGATGGTCAGGTGCCGGCTGTGTGGCGGCCGGGTGAGGTGATCCTCGGTCTGTACGAGGTCCGGGATGTGATCCGCAGCGGGGGGATGGGTCTTGTCCACCGGGTGCTGCACCGTGGGTGGAACGTGGAACTTGCGGTGAAGGCGCCCCGGCCCGAACTGGTCGCCACCGAGAGGGGGCTGCGTGATTTCGAGGCCGAGGCCGCGACGTGGGTGGGGTTGGGGGAGCATCCGCACACGGCGAACTGTGTGTATGTGCGCAGGCTGGGGGGCGTGCCCAGGGTGTTCGCCGAATGGCTGGACGGGGGCAGCCTCGCTGAGGCCGTTCGGGAAGGGCATCTCTACGCGGGCGGTGGCCGGGAAGCGCTGCGCCGCATCCTCGACATCGCCGTCCAGACCGCGTGGGGACTGCAACACGCCCACCAGCACGGCCTCGTGCACCAGGACGTCAAGCCCGCCAACGTGCTGCTCGACGGCGAGGGCACGGCGAAGGTGACGGACTTCGGTCTGGCCAGGGCCCGTGCCGCCGCCGGGGAGAGCACATCAGTCCCGCCGGGTGCCAGCGTGCTGGCCGGGTTCGGCGGCATGACCCCGGCGTACTGCTCGCCGGAGCAGGCCGAGGCGGCCGTCTGGACAGCGGACTCCGGGCGGCCGAGAACCCATCTCACGCGGGCGACCGACACCTGGTCGTGGGCGCTGACCGTGCTGGAGATGTTCGTGGGGCGCCCGCCGTCCCGGTACGGGCAGACCGGCGCGGAGGCGTTCGCGGCGTACCTCGAAGACCGGGCGTCCGACCGCAGAGCCGCCATGCCGGACGGTCTTGCAGCGCTGCTGGGCCGCTGCTTCGCCCATGACCCGGCCGTACGGCCCCGCGACATGGGCGAGCTGGCCGGCGAGGTGGCCGCCGTCTACGCCGAGGCGTGCGGGGAGCCCTACCCGCGCCCTGAGCCGCAGACGGCGGCAGGGCTCGCGGACGAGTTGTCCAACAAGGCCCTGTCGATGCTGGACCTCGGATACAGCTGGGCTGCGGAAGAGCTGTGGCGGCAGGCCGTCGAAGCCGATCCCCACAACCCGTACGCGGTGTACAACCGGGGCCTGCATCTGTGGCGTGCCGGACAGAAGACCGACGCCCAGCTCATCGGCGACTTGGTCCGGGTCCGTGCGGCGCACCCCGAAGACGCGACGGGCGCGTACCTGCTGGGCCTGGTGCACCTGGAGCGAGGCGACACCGAGTCCGCGCGTCAGGCACTGCGGGAGGCCGCTGCCGGACGCCGACCTGGCGACTCCGCCGACTCCGACGACTCCGATGAGATCACCGCCGCACTCGACCGGGCTGAGAGTGCCCCCCGGCCCGCGCCGCCCCGGGTCCTGACCGGACACAGCGGCAGCGTGAACGCCGTCGCGCTGAGCCAGGACGGGCAGCGGGGCGTTTCCGCCTCCTCGGACGGCACGGTCCGCGTCTGGGACCTCGTCGCCGGCCGTGGCGTCCTCGCGGTGCAGGTGACGGACGGCGAGCACGGTGTCATCTCCCTGGCGATCGACGGGGCAGGACACCGGGCTGTCACCAGCGATTACCAGGGCCCGGCGCAGATCTGGGACCTGCGCACCGGCCAACTCGGCCACACCCTCACCCACGCCGACGGAAGCGGCATGGACCGGGCATTCGGGGTCGCGATGAGCGTGGACGGCCGGCTCGCCCTGACGGCACATGGCGCCGGAGGTGTCCGTGTGTGGGACGCCGGCACCGGCAGGTACCTGCGTACACTGGCGGCGGACCCCTGGGGTCGACCGGGTGATGCCGGGGCGCGACCCGCAGGTCCACAGGCCCGCAGCGTGGCGCTCAGCGCGGACGGGCGCCTCGCGTTCGTGTTCCAGGCAGTGGGCTCGTCACCGTGCTGGGAGCCGCGCACCGGCGAGTTGCTGGGCGCCATCGACGCAGACCTCTCCTCCGCCGTCCTCAGTGCCGACGGCCGGACCGTCGTCAGCGGGGAGTGGCCGCTCGGGAAACCCGAAGGCTTCGTACATGTCCGGGACGTCGCAACTCGGCGGCGCCGCATCATCACCCGTCCCGGACCGCCGTCGCAGATCTTCGCCGTGAGCGCCGACGGAAGCCACGCGCTCTTCGCCCAGGACCCGGCCATGGAGCTGTGGGAGACCACCACAGGACGGTGCCTGCGCATCTGGCTTGGAGAGGGACAGCCCACGGCGGTGGCGCTCGGCGCCGACGGCAGGACCGTGCTGGTGGGCGCCTACGTCGGCACCCTCACCGTACGGGGATGGACAGGAGCCGGGCCGGCCGCCGCATGGAGCTACCCGCGCCCGCGCGCGGCCACCGACCGGCTCCGGGAGAGCAGCGTGGTGCGCGGCACACTGGACCGCGCGACCGAGCTGATCGCCCAGGGCCGCCTGAGCGCCGCGGCCCAGGAGATCCGCCGGGCCCGGGCCGTACCCGGCTACCGGCGGCACCGCCCACTGCTCGACCGCTGGTACGACGTGGCGCCGCGGATCGGGCAGCGCATCACGCTGTCCGGGGCGTGGCTGCGCGACACCCCGCTCGTCCTGGGCCGCGAGCCCCGTCTGGCGGCCCGGAGGGCACCACTGGTGCTGAGCCGCGGTACTGACGATGGCGGCGGCAAGCTGTGGGATCCGAATATCCAGGTAGGGGATCTGAGGGAGGGCAGGCAGCGCCACCTGCTGGATGCTGCCGGCGGCGGGAACGGCACTTTCGTCCTCAGCGACGACGGCCGCATCGCCCTGTCGGCAGGCGGCCGGGACGGCACCGCGCAGGTCTGGGACGTCGAGCGGGAACGGTGCGTGCATGTGCTGCGCGCCGACACGGACCGGGTCGGCCAGGTGGCGGTGAGCGGGGACGGCAGGGTCGGGCTCACCGCACACGACGAGGGCATCCGCGTGTGGGACCTGGTGACCGGCGCGGGCCGGGGGGAACTCGTCGGTCACACCGACTCCGACCCGGTCTTCGGCATGCAGATGAGCGCCGACGGGCGCCTGGCCTTCTCCTGGGGATACGAGCGCGTGCCACGCATCTGGGACGTGCAGACCGGGACATGCCGCCATGTGCTGCAAAGCCCCGAGTGGGGCCCTGACCGTTACGCCCTGAGCCGCGCCGGGAACGTACTGCTCTCCAGCCACCAGGACGGCACGGTGAAGGTGTGGGACACGTCGACCGGGGAGTGCCGCCATGCACTCGCCGGCCACGAGCGTTACGCCATCGACGTGGCCGTCTCCGCGGACGGCCGCACGGGTGTCTGCGTCAGCATGAACGGGACAATGCGCATCTGGGACCTCGTCATGGGCGAGTGCCGGCACACCGTCAGGAAAGCGGTGCTCCCGCCGAGCCGCAGGGTCGTGCTCAGCGCCGACGACCGCTTCGCCGTCACCGGCGGGGGCGACGGACTGATACGGGTGTGGGATCTTCGCACCGGCGCCTGCCTGGGCAACCTGGAAGGCCACCGGGCGGGCATCAGGTGGCTCGGGATCTGCGGTGACGATCGCTTCGTCACCTCGATCGACGACTGGCACGTCACCCATGTCTGGGAACTCGACTGGGAGTACGCCTTTCCCGGGGAGGCGACGGAGTGA
- a CDS encoding IS1182 family transposase, giving the protein MQGEWAGEMVGPDVWETCRELIPAGSVFAFLAEHREALFPPSMFADMYPSSNGRPSLPPQVLAATVVLQSLQGLSDFETVQELRCDLRWKAACGLGLYDMAFDPSLLTYFRRRLRHSAEPMRIFTKVKEVVAATGVLKGKQRRAVDSTVLDDAVATQDTVTQIVSAIRRVIRDVPGAQEAAAEHCRAHDYTDPGKPKIAWNDEQARAALVDALVTDALNLLGRLPDRELGEKAANAMGLLALVAGQDVEPAEDSDGRDGRWRIARRTAPDRTVSTVDPDARHIHKNRTRHQDGFKGHVSFEPESGLFTAVAVTGGYGPGNHEAAVARDLLDGEDGELTVLGDSAYGTGELREQLQAAGHTLVIKPPPLRQVIPDGFTIDDFRIDPAAGTATCPAGRTANLGQIKADGARTAQFKRLCVGCPLRERCTTSKTGRTLNIHPQHELLTAARRDAADPAWQAEYRRWRPPVERAIAWLVAKGNRRVPHRGVIANNLWLHHRAAALNLRRLINLGLTRTGTTWHLTPATT; this is encoded by the coding sequence ATGCAGGGGGAATGGGCCGGGGAGATGGTCGGGCCGGATGTGTGGGAGACCTGCCGGGAGTTGATCCCGGCCGGGAGCGTATTTGCGTTTCTGGCCGAGCACCGGGAGGCACTGTTCCCGCCGTCGATGTTCGCGGACATGTACCCGTCGTCCAACGGCCGTCCGAGTCTGCCGCCGCAGGTCCTGGCCGCCACCGTGGTGCTGCAGAGCCTGCAGGGGCTGTCGGACTTCGAGACGGTCCAGGAACTGCGGTGTGATCTGCGGTGGAAAGCGGCCTGTGGGCTGGGCTTGTACGACATGGCGTTCGATCCGTCGCTGCTGACGTACTTCAGGCGCCGGCTGCGCCACTCGGCCGAGCCGATGCGGATTTTCACCAAGGTCAAGGAGGTCGTGGCCGCGACCGGGGTGCTCAAGGGCAAGCAGCGGCGTGCTGTGGACTCCACCGTCCTCGATGACGCGGTGGCCACCCAGGACACCGTCACCCAGATCGTCTCCGCGATCCGCCGGGTGATCCGTGATGTCCCTGGAGCCCAGGAGGCCGCCGCGGAGCACTGCCGCGCGCACGACTACACCGACCCGGGCAAACCGAAGATCGCCTGGAACGACGAGCAGGCGCGCGCTGCGCTGGTGGATGCGCTGGTCACCGACGCCCTCAACCTGCTCGGGCGCCTGCCCGATCGTGAGCTGGGCGAGAAGGCCGCGAACGCGATGGGCCTGCTGGCCCTGGTCGCCGGGCAGGATGTGGAACCGGCCGAGGACTCCGACGGACGCGATGGCCGCTGGCGCATCGCCCGGCGCACCGCGCCCGACCGGACGGTGTCCACCGTCGATCCCGACGCCCGGCACATCCACAAAAACCGCACCCGCCACCAGGACGGATTCAAAGGACACGTCTCCTTCGAGCCGGAGAGCGGGCTGTTCACCGCCGTCGCTGTCACCGGCGGCTATGGTCCCGGCAACCACGAAGCGGCCGTTGCCCGTGATCTGCTGGACGGGGAGGACGGCGAGTTAACCGTGCTCGGCGACTCCGCCTACGGCACCGGCGAGCTGCGCGAACAGTTGCAGGCCGCGGGCCACACCCTGGTCATCAAGCCACCGCCGCTGCGGCAGGTGATCCCCGACGGCTTCACCATCGACGACTTCCGCATCGACCCAGCCGCCGGCACCGCGACCTGCCCAGCCGGACGAACCGCCAACCTCGGCCAGATCAAAGCCGACGGGGCCCGCACCGCCCAGTTCAAACGCCTCTGCGTCGGCTGCCCCCTGCGCGAGCGCTGCACCACATCCAAGACCGGACGCACCCTCAACATCCACCCCCAGCATGAACTGCTGACCGCCGCCCGCCGAGACGCCGCCGACCCGGCCTGGCAGGCCGAATACCGCAGATGGCGGCCCCCGGTCGAACGCGCCATCGCCTGGCTGGTCGCCAAGGGCAACCGACGCGTCCCGCACCGCGGCGTCATCGCCAACAACCTCTGGCTGCACCACCGCGCCGCCGCCCTCAACCTCCGCCGACTGATCAACCTCGGACTCACCCGGACCGGCACCACCTGGCACCTCACCCCGGCCACCACATAG